The Candidatus Poribacteria bacterium genome contains the following window.
TCGTCGGTGAAGCCTGCCATGTCATCCCTTCGATGGGATCGAGCCCCCGGCGATCGCGGGAATGATCGAGACCTCGTCGTTAGCCGCGACGGGGGTCTCGGCTCCCTTGAGGAACCGGACGTCCTCGTTGTTCAGGTAGATGTTGACGAACCGGCGGATCGCGCCGCTGTCGTCGCAGATGCGCGCCTTGATGCCGGCGTGCTTCGATTCGAGATCGTCGATGATGGCGGCGATGGTATCGCCGTCGGCGGTCACTTCCGCCTGTCCGGCGGTCAGTCGTCGAAGCGGAGTCGGGATGCGAACCAGAGCCACGAGGATCGTCCTCCTAAGCTGACACGAGAGCCGCGTTCCAGCGCATTATATCGGACGGATCGCTCCGCGCTCACGGAAAACGTCACGCGCTCGGTGGTTCCGAGACGATACCGACGTTCTTGGGTCCCCGGAAATCCAGCACGACGCGCTCGTGCCGAACGCCCCGGAGCACCCAGCCGCGCGGATCGACGACTTCGGCAGCGTCGTTGTGCCGCTTGTTCAGCAAGCGGGAGAGCATCCCGCGTCCGCCGGCGATGTAGCGCACGGAAGTCCCCTACCGGTCGGCGATGAACGCCGCCAGGATTTCGAACCGTCGCGCGTCTCCGTGAAAGCGATGCTGCTGGCGGCTCATCGTCGGCGTCAAGCTAGCGGGCGTATCGCAGCCGCGTCGGATGCCGCGACTACAGGTACCCGAGCTCGTCCAGTTTGGCGATGATCTTCTTCGCCGATGCCTCGACCGTCTCTGTATCCGTGTCGCAGATGACTTCGGGGTTCAGCGGCTCTTCGTAGGGGTCGGAAACGCCGGTGAACTGCGGGATCTCGCCCGCGAGCGCCTTCTTGTAGAGCCCCTTCACGTCCCGCTCGATGCACACCTCCAGCGGGCACCGGACGTACACCTCGACGAAGTTGCCGATCTCCGCCCGCGCGTAGTCGCGCACCTCGCGGTAGGGCGAGATCGCGGCCGCGAGGGTCGCCGCGCCGTTGCGCGTGAGGAGCTTGCAGACGAACGCGATCCGCTTGATGTTCTCGTCGCGGTCTTCCTTGCTGAACCCCAGACCTTTGCTCAGGTGGGTTCGGACGACATCGCCGTCGAGAATCTCGACGTTTCGCCCGCGTTCCCGGATGAGCGCTTCGAGGCGGTTCGAGATCGTCGTCTTGCCTGCGCCGGACAGTCCTGTGAACCAGACCGTGAAGCCTTTACCCATGTCCGACCCACGTCCCCTCTATGCGGTGTGCCGTTGCCGAACCTGCGCGCGCGACGTCGGCGCGAAGTGCGCCATATGGATGCCGCATTCCCTCTTTGCCGTGCCGCTCCATCGACCGGAGCGCTCGTCCTCGCCTTCCGTGACGGGACGCGTGCAGTGTGTGCACCCGATGCTCGCGTAGCCTCGGTCGTGCAGCTCATTGTACGGGATGCCGTGCTTGCGGATGAACGCCCACACGTCGTCCCGGCTCCACTCGGCGAGCGGGTTGACCTTCACCATGTCGTGCCGCAGGTCCCACTCGACGATCCGGGCGTCCTGTCGCGTCTCCGATTGGGTTCGCCGGATGCCTGTGACCCACGCGCGATAGCCCGACAGCGCGTTCGCCAGGGGTTCGACCTTCCGCATGTGGCAGCAGAAGTCGGCGTCCGTGCGGAACAGGTCGCGACCATACTTCTCCGCCTGCTGGTCGACCGTCAACTCAGGAACGACCTCGATGATCTCTACTCCGTAGCGCTCGCGAAGCCGCTCACCGACCGCCTCCGTCTCCGGGAACTCGAAGCCGGTGTTCAGATGGATCACGGGTACCGTGGCGTCGATCTCCGCCATCAGGTGGATCGCCACGAGCGTTCCCGGACCGTAGTTGGACACGATGGCGAGCTCCGGCGCATAGCGCGAGCGCGCCCACCGGAGCACGTCCGACGGATCCGCGCCGGCGAACTGCTGCGCGAAACCCGCGATCCTGTCGAAATCGTCAGCAGCGCCTGATGGCGCGAGCTGCCCTGCCATGGTTGACCTCTTCCTCGTTCGCGCACACGCGTTCCGCACGTGCCGGAAAACCCTCCGGCGGTTGACCTCTTTCTCTGCCGCCGCGCTACGACTTCTCGAAATGCTTCGCCAAGCTGAAGTAGCGCTCTCCCGTGTCGCACAACACGGTGACGACCCGTTTCTTGGGCCCCAGACGCTCCGCCACCCGAAGCGAGGCAAAGACATTGGCTCCCGCGCTCATCCCGACCAGCAGACCTTCCGACCGGCTGATCGCGCACATCGTGTCGTAGGCGTCCTGCTCGCCCACCGCGATGACCTCGTCGATCAGACTCGCGTCGAGCACCTCGGGCACGAACCCCGCGCCCAAGCCGTCGATCCGCGTCGGACCCGGTCTGCCGCCCGACAGGATCGCCGACGCCGCCGGTTCGACGGCGACGATCTTCACACCGAGGATGTGCTCCCGCAGCGCCTGCCCGACGCCCGTCAGCGTGCCGCCGGTCCCGACGCCCGTCACGAAGGTGTCGATCTGCCCCTGCGTCGCCTCGAGGATCTCTCTACCCGTCGTCTGTCGATGGATCGCCGGATTCGCCGGGTTCCGAAACTGGTTCGGCATGAACGCGTTCTTCGTCCGGCGAAGAATCTCCTCCGCCTCCCAGATGGAACCCGCCATGCCGTCCGATTCGGGCGTCAGCACGATCTCTGCCCCGAAGGTCGTCAGGAGCGTCCGCTTCTCGACACTCACGTTCTCGGGCATCGTCAGGATCGCCCGATAGCCCCGTGACTGCGCGACGATGGCGAGCCCCAACCCCGTGTTCCCAGCGGTCGGCTCGACGATGGTGGCTCCCGGACGGATCGCCCCGCGCTGCTCCGCGTCGATCACCATCGACAGCGCGATGCGGTCCTTGATGCTCCCGCCGGGATTGTGTGATTCGAGCTTCGCAAGTATCTCCGCACATCCGCGCTCTGGGAGGCTGTTCAGTCGCACCAGCGGGGTGCTCCCGATCAATCCCAGCACGTTCGCAATAGCGCTGCGCGTCACGGACGGCTCCCGGAACTAGATCGAGAAGGTGAAGTTGTGCGCCACGACGGGTTCCTGAGTCGTCTGCGCCGACCGATCCGCCACGTCTTGGAGCGTGATGCCGTTGAGCCGTTCGAGCACAGCGTCTTCGAGCTCCTGCCACACGCTCTCCGCCGCTCGCTCGGTGTCCGCGCAGCCGGCTTCGCGCGAGTCGGCGCGCAGGTCGATGGGTCCCTCGATCGCGGTGTAGATGTCCCCGATGCGGATGCGGTCGGCGTTCTCGGCGAGGGTGTAGCCGCCGTCGGGTCCTCGCCGACTGGTCGTGAGCCCGGCGCGCTTGAGCCGCAGGAGGAGCTGTTCCAAGAAGGTGTGCGGGATGTTCTGACGCTCCGCCAGAGCGGCGACGGACAGGGTTTCGCCCGGCTGCGAGGCGAGCTCGCACATCGCCAGGAGCGCGTACCGAGCCTTCGATGAGATCCGCATCGCAGCGTCCGACGACCTAGAACCAACGGATTGCCGACCGATACGGTCAAGATTCTGGCTATATTCTAGCAATAAGTGAGCGTTCTTGTCAAGTACTTCGGTAGGAGTTGCCCAATCACGATCTTATTGGTCGGGTTTGCGTTAGCGCTCTAGCCCCATCCTCCCTGAAGCGGAAAGGAGGCGGAGCTGAGCGGTCTGCCGACACGGAGTGCAGCCTTG
Protein-coding sequences here:
- a CDS encoding MoaD/ThiS family protein — encoded protein: MALVRIPTPLRRLTAGQAEVTADGDTIAAIIDDLESKHAGIKARICDDSGAIRRFVNIYLNNEDVRFLKGAETPVAANDEVSIIPAIAGGSIPSKG
- the cysC gene encoding adenylyl-sulfate kinase translates to MGKGFTVWFTGLSGAGKTTISNRLEALIRERGRNVEILDGDVVRTHLSKGLGFSKEDRDENIKRIAFVCKLLTRNGAATLAAAISPYREVRDYARAEIGNFVEVYVRCPLEVCIERDVKGLYKKALAGEIPQFTGVSDPYEEPLNPEVICDTDTETVEASAKKIIAKLDELGYL
- a CDS encoding phosphoadenylyl-sulfate reductase, translated to MSLPRFGWRSVWGPRNGSSPCCATRESATSAWRSISRSRSAAAEKEVNRRRVFRHVRNACARTRKRSTMAGQLAPSGAADDFDRIAGFAQQFAGADPSDVLRWARSRYAPELAIVSNYGPGTLVAIHLMAEIDATVPVIHLNTGFEFPETEAVGERLRERYGVEIIEVVPELTVDQQAEKYGRDLFRTDADFCCHMRKVEPLANALSGYRAWVTGIRRTQSETRQDARIVEWDLRHDMVKVNPLAEWSRDDVWAFIRKHGIPYNELHDRGYASIGCTHCTRPVTEGEDERSGRWSGTAKRECGIHMAHFAPTSRAQVRQRHTA
- the cysK gene encoding cysteine synthase A; the protein is MTRSAIANVLGLIGSTPLVRLNSLPERGCAEILAKLESHNPGGSIKDRIALSMVIDAEQRGAIRPGATIVEPTAGNTGLGLAIVAQSRGYRAILTMPENVSVEKRTLLTTFGAEIVLTPESDGMAGSIWEAEEILRRTKNAFMPNQFRNPANPAIHRQTTGREILEATQGQIDTFVTGVGTGGTLTGVGQALREHILGVKIVAVEPAASAILSGGRPGPTRIDGLGAGFVPEVLDASLIDEVIAVGEQDAYDTMCAISRSEGLLVGMSAGANVFASLRVAERLGPKKRVVTVLCDTGERYFSLAKHFEKS
- a CDS encoding Rrf2 family transcriptional regulator, with translation MRISSKARYALLAMCELASQPGETLSVAALAERQNIPHTFLEQLLLRLKRAGLTTSRRGPDGGYTLAENADRIRIGDIYTAIEGPIDLRADSREAGCADTERAAESVWQELEDAVLERLNGITLQDVADRSAQTTQEPVVAHNFTFSI